TTCTCATCAGGGGGAACCGGATTCAAAATCTGAAACTCCGGCCCGACCAGTGACTCGATAATAAACTGCAGCGGATAATTGACCACGACCACAAGTCGAGGTCTCTCACCTGTCCCCTGCTGCTGAACCTCATCCGTTTTCGACTGACAGGCGGAAATCATCAACAGGAAGAACAAGCTGAATACTTTTAATACAGGTTGCATCATCGACACCACTAGATAAACCACATTTGCATTAATTGATGAATATACACTCGCAGCACTGCTGTCAGAATTAAAACAACAATCAGACTGGCAGCAAAGATGAAACACAACTCTGTCAACTGCAGTTTCCAGATCGTCGAACGACTACAGCCCAACTGGAACATTGTCTGCCGCTCCCGCTGTCGTAATCTCAGCGACAGAATAAACACCAGTGCCAACAGTAAGCCTACCGAAATCGAAACCAGTAGCGTATTCGCATCGAACAGCTGTTTGACGCGAAAGATCAGTTGTAGTAATTCATTTACGATCTCGACGGGGCGGATCAACTGAATGGCAGACTCTTTTGTATCATACATCCCCAGCAGCAGCACTTCCGATTTCGGATCGTAGGGAACCAGAATCATTGATGTCACAGGAAAGGACTCAATCTCACCATGAAAGTGAAATGACGCCAGATTGTCTTCGGTTACTTCATTGAACTGGGGTACCGCTGCATTTGCGACCGTGCTCTGTCCCTGCTGTTGCAGGACCAGCGCTGTGTCTGTTTTCGCATTGATACTCTGATGACCATGCCCGATACCAGAGATAATCCATTCCGTCTTCAGATCGACAAAAACAGCATCGTCATCGGGGGAATATGCCTGGGCCAACACTCCTACAACTCGCATCTTGAGTGGATAGTTACCTGACAGATCGAAAACGTTTAAGGGATCAGACATCAACCGATCTCCCGGCTTCAGTTGCAGTCTCTCCGCAACGTTGCAACCAATTACGCAATCACCCAGTCGCTGCAGGCTGGTACCCTCTGCAATTTGAAGTTTACGGAACTCAAAGTAATCCAGGGTCGTTCCCACAATCGAAGCGTCTTGCGCAGTAAATCGGACCGCCAGAGGAATGGGCAGGGCGTAACCTGTTTCCTGTATCGTTTCCACTTCCTGCATGGTGGTCGGTTCCAGGTCTGCCTGGTTGAAATACATACTCTGCAACGCCAGGTCGAAGCGACTCCCCTTCATACCAGCCACCAGGGGTGTTGTATTGGCGCGGGCCATCAGATCACGCTCGAACTGTGTCACTCCAAATTGCAGCAGTACCGGCAATAATATCGCCAGCGAGACACATAAAACCAATGTGATCGTCTTAATCCTGTTGTAAAGTAGATAGCGGATTGTCAGTCGGAGAATTCCACTCATGACACTGATGCAACCTCATGAAACTGTTCAATATCGATGGTGCGGTCAAACTGGTCTAACAGACGATCATCGTGCGTCACCATAATCAGCGTAGCATTGGTCCGCGCAGCATGTTCCAGCAGCAAATCACGAATCAAACGCTTGTTCGCAGGATCTAGATTCCCGGTTGGTTCATCGGCTAACAGGATCTCAGGTTGAGGCAATAGTGCCCGACAGATGGCAACCCGCTGGCGTTCTCCTTGTGAGATCTGATCGATTCGACCATTTAAGTATTGATCGATCTGCATGGAAACCGCTAATTCCTGTACACGGTCCTGCACGCTCTGATCCAGCTTCAACGCCTGATTGATGTAGTAGGGAAGCAAAATATTTTCACGTACATTCAGATACTCGATTAACTCAAATTCCTGAAAGACAAAACCGATGTTTGAAATTCGATAAACGCGTCTCTGACTGTCATTGAGTGTTTTCAAATCGACATTACAGGAAATGAGAGTGCCCTGATTCGGAACTAGAATTCCGGAGATTAAATTCAGTAACGTCGTTTTCCCACAGCCACTTGGTCCGATCACTGCGACTTTTTCTCGATCCTTTATTTCCAGTTGAGGAATGCTCAGCTGAAACGGGGATTGCGGATAGCGGAACTGAAGCTGTTGCAGGCGGATCATGGCGAACTCGTATCAGCGGACTGTTTCTCGGGAACCGTCTCCTCGGACTCCATGGGAGCTTCCTCTTTGACTTCACGCAATCTGGTTTTAAAATGCAGACGTTTTTCATCCAGCAGGTCCATACCAGTCAACTTCCAGGAACCCTCAACTGGTTCCAGATAAAAGATGCCTTCATACTGGTTCGTACGCGTATGGATATGCCCCCAATGTTCGACGGTGCCTGCGACGGTCCAGGTTGATTTCACGGCGAAACTGCGTTCATCCTGAGAACCTTTGACTTTCCCCCCCCGTGCAGGCAGGAGTTTGACGGATTCCCAGTTGACGTCAGTCACACGCGAGATCGCGCCCCCCTGCTCCTGCATTTTCAGACTCTGGTTAATCTGTCGATACAGTGTCTCCAGAAAAGATCCCTCGGCACTTTTCGCCAAGGCATCATAAACATCACTGTCAGAGTGATAATCAAACGATCGGTAAATGTTCTTATGCAGCGTTTTGAAGACTGCTTCTGCTTTATCAGTGGAAACCGCAGGCGCGAGATGCAGCGGACTGGCAAAGCTGACCTGAGCCAGGGGCAGGCAGAGCAGACTGACAAAAAACAACACAGCAACAGCAGTCAACGTCCGCTTGTATGAGTGTCCTCGACGCAGCAGACTCAGGCTCATCATGAGACACAACAGAAATCCGAAACCACTCACTACAGGGATCGTCCATATAGGTCGTGGCGGCAGCATGACTGCGACCGGATTTACATCCAGGCTGACTTTCCGTCCCGGGTTTTCCCACTTGAATTCACTGTTCCGCTCTAATTTGGAAAAGACAGGTCTGTAGGACTGATCAAAGGCAAAGCAGACTGATTCCACACTCCAGACGCTGCGATTAAACATATCCCAAGTGACTTTTACCGTATCGGGAGTCCCTTTGGTGCTGTAAGTCAGTATGACTCCTACGCGGGCATTCGCCAGGCTGACCCGCTTTTTCTCTGCTGGTTTGGCAAAGTCAGTGAAATCGAGACCATAAAAGTCGAGCCTGGAGACCACTGGTTTGACAGTAATCCCATCAATCTCAATCGGATTCGCTTTCGCAAAATACTCCTCGATCTTCACGCGGGATGCTTCCTGCTCTGCCACTGATAGAAAGTCCGGATCTTTTTTATCCAGAGTAAAAAATGATTCCAGCGTTGCCAGGGGAATCAGAATTTCGTGGCGTACTTCGAAGTCTTCAATGTACAGAAATGAATAGATCGTCCCGTAGCTGGTAATTCCCAGCGTCTCTTCGCGACGTGCTTTGAGCCACTTCTGCCAGTCTGCCTCAGATGCATCAAGGTCTAGGGGAGGATGATCCCAATTGAAGCGAATCGTCTGCGGATCGCGAGGCTTCATCGCTACGGCATACGGTGTTTCAGAGCCTTCCTGTTTCAGATTGAATCGAACCATCGCCGGAAAACCAGCGTTGGA
The sequence above is a segment of the Gimesia algae genome. Coding sequences within it:
- a CDS encoding ABC transporter permease translates to MSGILRLTIRYLLYNRIKTITLVLCVSLAILLPVLLQFGVTQFERDLMARANTTPLVAGMKGSRFDLALQSMYFNQADLEPTTMQEVETIQETGYALPIPLAVRFTAQDASIVGTTLDYFEFRKLQIAEGTSLQRLGDCVIGCNVAERLQLKPGDRLMSDPLNVFDLSGNYPLKMRVVGVLAQAYSPDDDAVFVDLKTEWIISGIGHGHQSINAKTDTALVLQQQGQSTVANAAVPQFNEVTEDNLASFHFHGEIESFPVTSMILVPYDPKSEVLLLGMYDTKESAIQLIRPVEIVNELLQLIFRVKQLFDANTLLVSISVGLLLALVFILSLRLRQRERQTMFQLGCSRSTIWKLQLTELCFIFAASLIVVLILTAVLRVYIHQLMQMWFI
- a CDS encoding ABC transporter ATP-binding protein, with the translated sequence MIRLQQLQFRYPQSPFQLSIPQLEIKDREKVAVIGPSGCGKTTLLNLISGILVPNQGTLISCNVDLKTLNDSQRRVYRISNIGFVFQEFELIEYLNVRENILLPYYINQALKLDQSVQDRVQELAVSMQIDQYLNGRIDQISQGERQRVAICRALLPQPEILLADEPTGNLDPANKRLIRDLLLEHAARTNATLIMVTHDDRLLDQFDRTIDIEQFHEVASVS